GGGGCGAGGATTCCCATTTGAGACTCTTCCAGACGGGTTCAATCGGGTTGAGATGCGGCGAGCCCACAGGCAGAAAGATGAGGTCGATCCCGAGTTCGTGGGCGCGTTTGCGCGTGTACGCACAGATGGATAGGAAGAAGTTGACAAAGACCAGCAAAACACGAGGGCGAAAATGCTGCGTGTGGATTGCTTCGATAAAAG
This region of Salifodinibacter halophilus genomic DNA includes:
- a CDS encoding IS630 family transposase; its protein translation is FIEAIHTQHFRPRVLLVFVNFFLSICAYTRKRAHELGIDLIFLPVGSPHLNPIEPVWKSLKWESSPLIVEGAAEYRALLDEIFTKLTDQLSFAGSWIENHLDGFIQKLR